Proteins found in one Anas platyrhynchos isolate ZD024472 breed Pekin duck chromosome 18, IASCAAS_PekinDuck_T2T, whole genome shotgun sequence genomic segment:
- the SURF4 gene encoding surfeit locus protein 4 — protein sequence MGQNDIMSTAEDFADQFLRVTKQYLPHVARLCLISTFLEDGIRMWFQWSEQRDYIDGTWNCGYFLASIFVFINLFGQLSGCILVLSRNFVQYACFGLFGIIALQTIAYSILWDLKFLMRNLALGGGLLLLLAESRSEGKSMFAGVPTMRESSPKQYMQLGGRVLLVLMFMTLLHFDMNFFSILQNIVGTALIILVAIGFKTKLAALTLVIWLFGINIYFNAFWTIPAYKPMHDFLKYDFFQTMSVIGGLLLVVALGPGGVSMDEKKKEW from the exons TTCCTGAGGGTGACGAAGCAGTACCTCCCCCACGTGGCCCGCCTGTGCCTGATCAGCACCTTCCTGGAGGATGGCATCCGCATGTGGTTCCAGTGGAGTGAACAGAGGGATTACATTGATGGAACGTGGAACTGTGGCTATTTCCTGGCCTCCATCTTTGTGTTCATAAATCTCTTCGGACAGCTGA GCGGCTGCATCCTGGTGCTGAGTAGGAACTTTGTGCAATATGCCTGCTTTGGACTGTTTGGAATTATAGCATTACAG ACTATTGCATATAGCATTCTATGGGACCTGAAGTTCTTGATGAG GAACCTTGCCCTTGGGGGaggcttgctgctgcttttggctGAGTCACGCTCAGAGGGGAAGAGCATGTTCGCTGGTGTCCCCACCATGCGGGAAAGCTCTCCTAAACAATACATGCAGCTCGGGGGCCGTGTGCTGCTGGTCCTCATGTTCATGACACTGCTGCATTTTGATATGAACTTCTTCTCT ATTCTGCAGAACATCGTGGGCACAGCCCTGATTATCTTGGTGGCAATTGGCTTCAAGACTAAGCTGGCTGCCTTGACTCTAGTCATCTGGCTGTTTGGCATAAACATCTACTTCAATGCCTTCTGGACCATTCCAGCCTACAAGCCCATGCATGACTTCCTCAAATACGATTTCTTCCAGACCATGTCTGTAATTGGAGGGCTCCTCCTCGTGGTTGCACTGGGTCCTGGCGGAGTCTCCATggatgagaaaaagaaagagtggTAA